A DNA window from Malus domestica chromosome 12, GDT2T_hap1 contains the following coding sequences:
- the LOC103423573 gene encoding protein BONZAI 3-like isoform X2, translating into MGGCFSDVRGGKDAVGGALPRPTEPNAKNDGAHNDAIEFFYRAHGAYPLFTQLELSFSASKLLDLDVTSKSDPMVVVYLKKNDGKLEELGRTEVILNNLNPVWIQKVSVAYQFEMVQNLIFRVYDVDTQYHNVPVKTLNLRDQEFLGEGSCILSEIVTKQNRSLTLTLKGKNGLGGLRNFGTLTVHAEETIASRSAVEIKFRCAHLDNKDLFSKSDPFLRISRTVETGGSIPICKTEVVDNNLNPTWKPLCLSMQQFGSKDTPLVIECFDFNSNGNHILIGKLQKSVADLEKLFKEKSGVNFFIPSSRAGHEKVLKGQLFVDQFCEKEQFSFVDYISSGFELNFMVAVDFTGSNGDPRKPESLHYIDPYGRLNSYQQAITEVGQVIQFYDADKSFPAWGFGGRTANGTVSHCFNLNGNASESEVVGVEGIMAAYANALRNVALSGPTLFGQVVNRAAEIAARSLSSNNNKYYVLLIITDGILTDLQETKDALVRASNLPLSILIVGVGNADFKQMEILDADNGQRLESSTGRIATRDIVQFVPMRDVQSGQISVVQGLLEELPGQFLSYMRSMDIKPLTFNAAAQASSA; encoded by the exons ATGGGAGGATGCTTTTCGGACGTGAGGGGAGGCAAGGACGCCGTGGGCGGAGCCCTGCCAAGGCCCACCGAACCGAACGCCAAGAACGACGGCGCTCACAACGATGCCATTGAATTCTTTTACAGGGCGCATGGTGCTTACCCGCTTTTTACGCAACTCGAG TTATCCTTTTCAGCATCCAAGCTGCTTGATCTTGATGTCACTTCAAAG AGTGATCCTATGGTGGTTGTATACCTCAAGAAGAATGATGGTAAGCTAGAGGAACTCGGGCGAACTGAAGTCATACTGAACAATTTAAATCCGGTATGGATACAGAAAGTTTCAGTAGCTTATCAGTTCGAGATGGTGCAGAATTTGAT ATTCCGTGTCTACGATGTTGATACACAATACCACAATGTACCTGTAAAG ACTCTGAATTTGAGGGATCAAGAGTTTCTTGGAGAAGGCAGTTGTATCCTTTCAGAG ATTGTGACTAAACAAAATCGAAGTTTAACATTGACTCTGAAAGGCAAAAACGGGCTTGGAGGTTTGAGAAACTTTGGAACACTCACCGTGCATGCCGAGGAAACTATTGCTTCTAGGAGTGCTGTAGAGATTAAATTCCGCTGTGCCCACTTGGACAACAAAGATCTGTTTTCTAAAAGC GATCCTTTCTTAAGAATATCAAGAACTGTTGAGACTGGGGGTTCTATTCCAATTTGCAAGACTGAGGTGGTGGATAACAATTTAAACCCGACCTGGAAACCATTATGCCTGAGTATGCAACAGTTCGGAAGCAAG GACACCCCACTGGTTATTGAGTGTTTTGATTTCAACAGCAATGGCAACCACATTCTTATTGG GAAACTCCAAAAATCAGTTGCAGACCTTGAAAAACTATTCAAAGAAAAAAGTGGGGTGAACTTTTTTATTCCATCTTCTCGTGCGGGTCATGAAAAG GTTTTGAAGGGTCAGCTATTTGTGGATCAATTTTGTGAGAAAGAACAATTCAGCTTTGTTGACTATATATCTAGTGGATTTGAGCTTAACTTCATGGTTGCAGTTGATTTTACAG GTTCAAATGGAGATCCTAGAAAGCCCGAGTCTTTGCACTATATTGATCCTTATGGCCGGCTGAATTCTTACCAGCAG GCTATAACAGAAGTAGGACAAGTCATTCAGTTCTACGATGCTGATAAGAGTTTTCCTGCTTGGGGCTTTGGAGGAAGGACGGCTAATGGAACTGTATCACACTGCTTCAACTTGAATGGAAATGCAAGTGAATCTGAG GTTGTCGGAGTTGAAGGCATAATGGCTGCTTATGCCAATGCTCTACGCAATGTTGCTCTGTCAGGACCGACGTTGTTTGGCCAAGTGGTTAACAGGGCTGCTGAAATTGCCGCCAGGTCCCTCTCGTCCAACAACAACAAGTACTACGTCTTGCTCATTATAACG GATGGAATCCTCACTGACCTTCAAGAAACAAAAGATGCTTTGGTGAGGGCATCTAATCTTCCTCTATCAATCCTCATCGTTGGAGTTGGTAATGCGGATTTCAAACAAATGGAG ATCCTTGACGCTGACAACGGGCAACGATTAGAAAGTTCTACAGGTCGCATAGCTACGCGTGACATTGTCCAGTTCGTTCCAATGAGAGATGTGCAGA GTGGGCAGATTTCCGTTGTTCAAGGTCTTTTGGAAGAGCTGCCCGGACAGTTTTTGAGTTACATGCGTTCCATGGACATCAAGCCGCTCACCTTCAATGCCGCTGCCCAAGCATCATCTGCCTGA
- the LOC103423573 gene encoding protein BONZAI 3-like isoform X1, whose product MGGCFSDVRGGKDAVGGALPRPTEPNAKNDGAHNDAIEFFYRAHGAYPLFTQLELSFSASKLLDLDVTSKSDPMVVVYLKKNDGKLEELGRTEVILNNLNPVWIQKVSVAYQFEMVQNLIFRVYDVDTQYHNVPVKTLNLRDQEFLGEGSCILSEIVTKQNRSLTLTLKGKNGLGGLRNFGTLTVHAEETIASRSAVEIKFRCAHLDNKDLFSKSDPFLRISRTVETGGSIPICKTEVVDNNLNPTWKPLCLSMQQFGSKDTPLVIECFDFNSNGNHILIGKLQKSVADLEKLFKEKSGVNFFIPSSRAGHEKVLKGQLFVDQFCEKEQFSFVDYISSGFELNFMVAVDFTGSNGDPRKPESLHYIDPYGRLNSYQQAITEVGQVIQFYDADKSFPAWGFGGRTANGTVSHCFNLNGNASESEVVGVEGIMAAYANALRNVALSGPTLFGQVVNRAAEIAARSLSSNNNKYYVLLIITDGILTDLQETKDALVRASNLPLSILIVGVGNADFKQMEILDADNGQRLESSTGRIATRDIVQFVPMRDVQTGGQISVVQGLLEELPGQFLSYMRSMDIKPLTFNAAAQASSA is encoded by the exons ATGGGAGGATGCTTTTCGGACGTGAGGGGAGGCAAGGACGCCGTGGGCGGAGCCCTGCCAAGGCCCACCGAACCGAACGCCAAGAACGACGGCGCTCACAACGATGCCATTGAATTCTTTTACAGGGCGCATGGTGCTTACCCGCTTTTTACGCAACTCGAG TTATCCTTTTCAGCATCCAAGCTGCTTGATCTTGATGTCACTTCAAAG AGTGATCCTATGGTGGTTGTATACCTCAAGAAGAATGATGGTAAGCTAGAGGAACTCGGGCGAACTGAAGTCATACTGAACAATTTAAATCCGGTATGGATACAGAAAGTTTCAGTAGCTTATCAGTTCGAGATGGTGCAGAATTTGAT ATTCCGTGTCTACGATGTTGATACACAATACCACAATGTACCTGTAAAG ACTCTGAATTTGAGGGATCAAGAGTTTCTTGGAGAAGGCAGTTGTATCCTTTCAGAG ATTGTGACTAAACAAAATCGAAGTTTAACATTGACTCTGAAAGGCAAAAACGGGCTTGGAGGTTTGAGAAACTTTGGAACACTCACCGTGCATGCCGAGGAAACTATTGCTTCTAGGAGTGCTGTAGAGATTAAATTCCGCTGTGCCCACTTGGACAACAAAGATCTGTTTTCTAAAAGC GATCCTTTCTTAAGAATATCAAGAACTGTTGAGACTGGGGGTTCTATTCCAATTTGCAAGACTGAGGTGGTGGATAACAATTTAAACCCGACCTGGAAACCATTATGCCTGAGTATGCAACAGTTCGGAAGCAAG GACACCCCACTGGTTATTGAGTGTTTTGATTTCAACAGCAATGGCAACCACATTCTTATTGG GAAACTCCAAAAATCAGTTGCAGACCTTGAAAAACTATTCAAAGAAAAAAGTGGGGTGAACTTTTTTATTCCATCTTCTCGTGCGGGTCATGAAAAG GTTTTGAAGGGTCAGCTATTTGTGGATCAATTTTGTGAGAAAGAACAATTCAGCTTTGTTGACTATATATCTAGTGGATTTGAGCTTAACTTCATGGTTGCAGTTGATTTTACAG GTTCAAATGGAGATCCTAGAAAGCCCGAGTCTTTGCACTATATTGATCCTTATGGCCGGCTGAATTCTTACCAGCAG GCTATAACAGAAGTAGGACAAGTCATTCAGTTCTACGATGCTGATAAGAGTTTTCCTGCTTGGGGCTTTGGAGGAAGGACGGCTAATGGAACTGTATCACACTGCTTCAACTTGAATGGAAATGCAAGTGAATCTGAG GTTGTCGGAGTTGAAGGCATAATGGCTGCTTATGCCAATGCTCTACGCAATGTTGCTCTGTCAGGACCGACGTTGTTTGGCCAAGTGGTTAACAGGGCTGCTGAAATTGCCGCCAGGTCCCTCTCGTCCAACAACAACAAGTACTACGTCTTGCTCATTATAACG GATGGAATCCTCACTGACCTTCAAGAAACAAAAGATGCTTTGGTGAGGGCATCTAATCTTCCTCTATCAATCCTCATCGTTGGAGTTGGTAATGCGGATTTCAAACAAATGGAG ATCCTTGACGCTGACAACGGGCAACGATTAGAAAGTTCTACAGGTCGCATAGCTACGCGTGACATTGTCCAGTTCGTTCCAATGAGAGATGTGCAGA CAGGTGGGCAGATTTCCGTTGTTCAAGGTCTTTTGGAAGAGCTGCCCGGACAGTTTTTGAGTTACATGCGTTCCATGGACATCAAGCCGCTCACCTTCAATGCCGCTGCCCAAGCATCATCTGCCTGA